From the Helianthus annuus cultivar XRQ/B chromosome 17, HanXRQr2.0-SUNRISE, whole genome shotgun sequence genome, the window ggactcaaatggttaaagaaaatgcttacagggactcaggtcgttaaactttttgcttttggactcaactagttaaaaccactaaaacacaaggactcaaaaagtaatttaccctttttgATATTATCAGAAAAATTATAACACGCGATAAACATTCCCTCTTGCAGTTATGATCATTCTATTCAAGCATACCTTCCAAATGACCGCGAATGGATTCGAAACAAGATGTTTCATCACCTGAAGAAATTAGCTCATTAATCTCCAGTAATCTCGCTTCCAGTTTTGTCGTTTGTTCATCTTAATATGTGATCTAGAATTTTAATTATTATCGATTCCCGAATATTGTGGTTTCTAATGTGTCTCGAACGTTATTTAAGTGATACAACACAATCTTTCATTACTTCTTAATTAATATACAATCAAACCTCTTGTTCTTTTAAAGGCACTAGTTGCAAACTATCGCTATTTGTTTCAAGATCTGTACTTTTGCTTCCCGACTGTAAGATATCGCTCGGATTTTGTATGTCAAAACGAGTTGTATTCGGGACAAGGAAAATGAAACCTAATGTAGCAAGTCTTAAGAGATTTCTAATAAGAATCACGAGCCATAAGTTTCGAAAATCGGTTCTCATGACGTGAAATACGTGTAATATTACCGCACCGCCCCACTTGGAAGAAAGTGAACCGAAGCTATCGATGCTCATTAACAGTGCAAAAAATGTGCCTTCGATGCCTATTGGGCACAAACTCGTGCTGAGCACAATCATTGGCATCCACCGAACCCTGGATACAACGCGAGAAACGCATTCCTCCATGACGACAAACATGTAATCGGGAAGCCCGAGAACGAGATTCCACCGTAAGATGAACATGAGGTCGAGAAACCCAGAGAGGCCGTACACGAGTTGAGCATAAAAGAGCAGTTTTCTAAAGGGGTAGTCTTTAAGAAGCTTGTGGTATATTAGAACCCCAACAATCGACGCTAATGCTCCGATTGCGTGTACCATACCAACGAGTTCCTGCATCGAAAATCTCAATTGGTCATTTTCATTAGGGTATATGCACGCCCCGCCCTTATATGTGCCTGATCTACGTAGATTATATGAAAATAAAAGTACCTGAGAAAATGCGGGACCCGCCTTAGGGTCGGTGTACCAATAAAACTGGCCTTCGTGAGTACTAAAACTTAGAGCTATAGAAAGATACATGTAAAGCGATGGCTTCCAGACTTCCGGGAACTGGATGGTCTCGTACATGCCTTTTAGTGCTCCTCCTAGGTTAGCTATCGCCTGTGATAAACGACGCAAAATATGACCATTACAAATTATTACATTCAATCAAATAGGCCTCTATCGCGGCTGTGATTGGTTTGTCACGCCATAAAAAACGGTCATAGGAAGTCAtatgtagggctgtaaacgaactgaacgttcagcgaacagttcgtgaaccgttcggcgggaagttcatttatgttcgttcgtttaataaacgaacgaacatgaacaagaaatttcgttcgattagttaaatgaacgaacatgaacagaggtctcgttcgttcgattgtgttcgtgaacgttcggtaaggtgttcgtgaacgtgttcgtgaacattcgttgatttgcgttcattttatgttcgtatgtttgtgttgtgacactcgaggtttttccgaacgaacactttgtaatattttgtgcatatatgattattattaattggaaacgtgacttttacatgatatgtgtgatatgtatgtattatatatatatttatatgagagccgaaaccacgacccgagaccacgactcgcaaccactcggttgcgagtgggccactcggtctcgagtgggcctagtgagccgaaaccggttgggccgaaacccccaagcccaactcgtGACCCCTTGTATAAATCCCCAACCTTTCCCACCTTCcctcattttacacacacaaacacttctactctttctctcaaactagaaaccccaaacaacaaaccattctctccttctcttctcggttcaagcttggatcccggacaagaaactcggacaagttcatcaccactaactcggacacttcatctcctcggcttcttcctttatttcggctcattcttctccttctcaaccggttagtcatcattatgtgcataggacttatgttgtgtgtatgaactagaaaatgcttggttagaaacaTTATGCATGATCCTAGGGTGATTGTGAAGtaaactatatgtgaaaaccatttatgtgtgaatacttgtgacatgtttaaaatgactagaaaatggtagtctaagaatGTGTATGGCTAACCaaactatacttctttgtttcttgcaaaatgatgatgtttaacataagatttcggctatataatgtatgttttcttgtttagcatcatgatcttgtcaaaaatatgtaaGTTTGGTTCAAGAATGTGTGATTATGTTTGacaagaaaaccctaaaaatgatgaacataggatgaactagttgaatatgacttgaagattcAAAAtaaggcaaagtttgatctatttttactactagtcaaatgaggaaaagtgttagtgaaatattattggttgtttcctaatatgggcctgaattcttggtacaatttggactgtcatatctgcatcatcacgtgtacatgaaaatgacagcattccgactcgcaactgcgccgttgcgactcgcaaccaaggcatgacaactcgagaccacgtagttgcgactcgcaaccactgcatgactactcgaaaccacacgattgcgactcgagaccacgccgttgcgactcgcaaccaaaacgtgacaactcgagaccacggttgcgactcgcaaccacagcgtgacaagccgagaccacccggttgcgactcgagaccagctggttgcgagtgggctatccattttggttattgggccattctgtgttaacttgggctatctgttaaatggactatgtgttgctgtgttctgtttgactgtgttactgttagggccggcccaataaccccatgactatttGCTTGAATGTTACGTACTTGTAtgtgtttttacgtgaatgcttgtacaccgaacctgacctataccggtaaccatgttaggacgtggtgaccaacgtgattgacaagtaacctaaacctaccgagcaacccaaggtgagttcacacactaaaagcatgcgtcccggtggtttgggacacgagactgaaacaaccctatcccctggtaaaaggggataccataacaaactaccaactttgggaaagaCATTTTtggacccattactccgggggaaacagaatgggtaattattatctccgggggagatacgtttggatactatttataaatcacaactagccatgctaaacgaaactctatcaccttaagtccctgcttacaagtaccgattaatcgccgggggcgaacgggttattagttgatagcgctattaggtttgacaacctcacaccgtgaccgggggagatcgggcgtgaactagtagaccttgcaacatagtcaatgatgatagacattgactcggggcacgaatatttatattccgtcaacagtttcggtatccacagtttagtgagcttacagttggggtagctccccaccacgtgattataaatgctttatctaaacaactcaagtttttggtaaactaaaactggacaactagtgaactcactcagcattattgttgaccccttactgcatgctttgcaggtaatcagtgacgaaggagcttgcagcttgggaacgtgtagtgtctgttcacccttgtgttgggtgttaccttattttgaatcatgaactttgttttaaactaccttacttatgcttccgctacttattactgttttgaacttaaaactttaaactctgaacttaatatttgctaagctcatgaatagtaagtattacttttgttatcaacctTAGTATTCGGtgtaattggtggctggatcctggtcagtcacgcccccgaagcgggtgttatccgcaggtggattttgggggtgtgacagattggtatcagagccattggttatagtgaacttggttttaaaaaggggaaaatctttttggagaaaaccagactataacccgtgactcgtgacgacactacactccaagtgcaaggctcgacacatttgacctcatagctcggaccagtgtttacttgttgcttactttatgtttcctgttatgatatacgtactagtgtgcctaaactagatagatacacctctctctctcttctatctcattcccgctacactacgacatcacactcatactgtgttttctggttatgaagacaatgagtggacgcggaagaggaaacatcaacatgacacaggctcagttcactaacctgctcaacaccgtggctgcagctttcgcagctcaccctataggtaagctcgttgttttaggatgtttagatcctaccgccacatcgacttttcgcctctaaacctatacgtttcgcttctcaccctataggtcagcatgcacctgcgcaaccaccagtgtgtactttcaaaactttcatggattgcaagcctctccctttcaacggcactgagggtgccataggtcttctgcattggatcgagaaaattgaagctgtctttgctgtttgcgagtgtccccctgcaaattgggtgaaatttgctactgctacgctcgagggaagcgcgctttcttggtggaaggcgcagattcagatgtttgggttggaaactgcaaatgctactgcgtgggaggatttcaaggacatgattaaggaggaatactgtcaccgggatgacatccacaagcttgagaatgagtactatgagctcaagatggtcgggtcggaaattgaaacttacaccaagctgtctaatgactatgctgctctttgcccaaacatgtcccgaccaatgtaccgaaggatcgaactgtacatcaagggtttggctccagagattcgaagccatgtaacttcagccaaccacactaccattcagccgattgttcgacttgctcacaaactcactgatcaggccgtggaagagggccggttgcccaaaaggatcagtgctactgtcggaagtTCTAgcgacaacaagcgtaagtgggaaggaaatcaaagcaaggatgctaaccccactcaagccccagctcagcaaaggaaaaccgaaaacaacaagggcactcaacaacagggtggctatcgtggtaaccaccccaagtgcaacaagtgccaTCGACATCACAACGGGCAGTGTGcgaaaggtcagtgtcagcgatgtaacaaaatggggcatgaggccaaggactgtaggagtccacgtcccgtggggcagaaccagcagcaacaacatcacgggaatgtcaagggttgtttccagtgtggagctgaggggcactacaagaagaattgccctgaactgaaccagaaccgcaacaataatcagggagctgggaacaacaatcaaaacaacaatgctgggaatggtgctagaggaagagctttcgtgatcggagctggtgaagcaaggaatgaccccaatgtcgtggcgggtaagttcctactcgatgatcgttatgtttctgtgttatttgattccggtgccgatgctagttatgtatccctacgtattagtaagaagcttaagcgtccgctttcgttactaagttctcctcatgtcgtcgagttagctaatggtagaaacatcgaggcctcacacgttgtcaagggttgcaaactagagttgtctggtcagacatttactatcgatcttttccctgttactcttggaagcttcgacgtcgttattggtatggattggttatccaagcatcgcgctaagatcctctgtcaagagaaagcagttcgtatccctcgtcgttctggcaaacccctcatggtacaaggtggcaaaggcggagaaatctccggcattatctcgttcttgaaggcccagaagtgtttacgaaaagggcacaccgctattttagcacttgtcaccaacacgcaggagaAGGAAAAggggattgaagactttccagtagtgcgcgactatcccgaggtatttcctgaggaattacctggactccctccccaccgtcaggtcgaattccaaatcgagctagctcccggagcagcgcctatagctcgtgcaccttatcgactagcccccgcagaattgaaggaactctctactcaactacaggaactattggataaagggtttatccgtcctagttcatcaccctggggagcaccggtactctttgttaagaagaaggatggcacgttccgaatgtgtattgactatcgtgagttgaacaaggttaccatcaagaatcgttaccctctcccgcgaatcgacgacctattcgatccgttgcaaggatcaagctactactctaagattgacctgcgatcaggctaccatcagttaagggtccgtgatgaagatatttccaagactgcattcagaactcgttatggtcattatgaattcctcgttatgcccttcggaatgaccaacgcccctgcagtgttcatggatctcatgaaccgggtatgcaaaccctacctcgacaaattcgtgatcgtgtttatagacgacatcttgatctactcgaaaagtcaggaagagcatgaacagcacctacgccttatcctcgaactccttcgcaatgagcaactgtatgccaagttctcgaaatgcgacttctggcttcgagaagtccatttccttgggcacgtggttaacaaggacggaatccatgtcgaccctgcaaagatcgactctataaagaattggcctacccccaagactccgaccgaagtccgccaattcttgggactagcggggtactatcgaagatttatcatgggattctccaagatcgctcagcctctcacggctcttactcagaagggtatggtttacaaatggggtgaagctcaggaaaccgcgtttcagaaactaaaggataacctctgcagtgctcctattctctcgttacctgaaggaacggatgactttgtggtttactgtgatgcgtctattcatggactcggttgtgtgttgatgcaacgcgagaaagttattgcttacgcctctcgacaacttaagacacacgaaaggaactacacaacgcatgatttggaactgggagcagtgatatttgcgcttaagatatggagacattacctgtacggtaccaagtgcaccatttacaccgatcacaggagtctcgagcatatcttcaagcagaaggaattaaacatgcgacaacgccgatgggtcgaacttctgaatgattatgaatgcgccatcaagtatcatccggtcaaggccaatgttgtggcagacgccctcagccgaaaagacactataccaaagcgcgtgcgagcattgcaacttaccatccagtctagtctccctacccagattcgaaatgctcagattgaagctctgaaaccggaaaacatcagggctgagtccctgcgaggatcgaggcagcaactagaacagaaagaagacggcgcctactatgtggcagggcgcatttgggtcccactttacggagatctacgagaacttgtgatggacgaagcccataagtcccgttattcagtacatcctggttcagataagatgtaccacgacttaagaaccacttactggtggcctggcatgaaagcccacatagcagcttatgttggcaaatgtttgacctgcgcaagagtcaagatcgagtatcagaaaccagcaggcttactccagcaaccggaaatcccgaagtggaaatgggagcagatttccatggattttgttacagggctacctagatcccaatgcgggaatgacactatttgggtgatagtagatcgattgactaagtctgcacactttctggccattaaggaaacagacaagttttctaccttagcagaaatctatttaaaggaagtagtctccaggcacggggtgccaacttctattatttccgaccgagacgctcgttttacttccgagttgtggcaagctatgcacaaatcctttggctcacgtttggacatgagcaccgcttatcacccgcaaacggatgggcagtctgaacgcaccatccaaaccctggaagacatgcttagagcatgtgtgatcgattttggcaagaactgggagaaacatctaccgctggtggaattctcctacaacaacagctaccacactagcattcaggcggcaccttttgaggcattgtacggtcgtaaatgccgatcacctctttgctgggcggaagtcggtgatagtcaactcacaggccccgAGCTAgtagtagatacaacggaaaagatttcccagatcaggcaacgcatggcagcagctcgtgaccgtcagaaaagctacgctgacaagcgtaggaaaccactagaattccaggtcggggaccgggttctacttaaagtctcaccctggaagggtgtggttcgtttcggtaaacgaggcaaactgaatccacggtatgttggaccattcgaaattaccgagaaaatcggtaaggttgcttatagattgaacctgcctgcagagctgagtgcagtgcacaacgtttttcacatatctaacctgaagaagtgtttgtcggatgaaacacttgtgattccttttaaggaactgaccattgatgaacagctacactttactgaggaaccgattgagatcacggatcgagagatcaaaaccctcaaacgtagccagataccccttgtgcgagttcgttggaactcacgacgcggcccagagtttacctgggagcgggaggaccagatgaagtccaagtatccccagttattcccaaacgaaaaccccagcactgaagctacaaccgaatttcgggacgaaattcaaactaacggggggatgatgtgacaccccgttaaaacacgctagcttggcagtggctgcttcaactttcgggacgaaagttcttaaaacttggggataatgtgacactcgaggtttttccgaacgaacactttgtaatattttgtgcatatatgattattattaattggaaacgtgacttttacatgatatgtgtgatatgtatgtattatatatatatttatatgagagccgaaaccacgacccgagaccacgactcgcaaccactcggttgcgagtgggccactcggtctcgagtgggcctagtgagccgaaaccggttgggccgaaacccccaagcccaactcgtGACCCCTTGTATAAATCCCCAACCTTTCCCACCTTCcctcattttacacacacaaacacttctactctttctctcaaactagaaaccccaaacaacaaaCCATTCTCTCCTTCTtttctcggttcaagcttggatcccggacaagaaactcggacaagttcatcaccactaactcggacacttcatctcctcggcttcttcctttatttcggctcattcttctccttctcaaccggttagtcatcattatgtgcataggacttatgttgtgtgtatgaactagaaaatgcttggttagaaacaTTATGCATGATCCTAGGGTGATTGTGAAGtaaactatatgtgaaaaccatttatgtgtgaatacttgtgacatgtttaaaatgactagaaaatggtagtctaagaatGTGTATGGCTAACCaaactatacttctttgtttcttgcaaaatgatgatgtttaacataagatttcggctatataatgtatgttttcttgtttagcatcatgatcttgtcaaaaatatgtaaGTTTGGTTCAAGAATGTGTGATTATGTTTGacaagaaaaccctaaaaatgatgaacataggatgaactagttgaatatgacttgaagattcAAAAtaaggcaaagtttgatctatttttactactagtcaaatgaggaaaagtgttagtgaaatattattggttgtttcctaatatgggcctgaattcttggtacaatttggactgtcatatctgcatcatcacgtgtacatgaaaatgacagcattccgactcgcaactgcgccgttgcgactcgcaaccaaggcatgacaactcgagaccacgtagttgcgactcgcaaccactgcatgactactcgaaaccacacgattgcgactcgagaccacgccgttgcgactcgcaaccaaaacgtgacaactcgagaccacggttgcgactcgcaaccacagcgtgacaagccgagaccacccggttgcgactcgagaccagctggttgcgagtgggctatccattttggttattgggccattctgtgttaacttgggctatctgttaaatg encodes:
- the LOC110921675 gene encoding probable folate-biopterin transporter 6; the encoded protein is MSSLETQNLIPPPATTHHHPPPPPEPAKKQSNSITSLILQPFQWLNMLSTELNPSFILGIFLIYGLSQGFSGSFFKVVTDFYWKDVQKIQPSKVQVFIGLYHIPWVMKPIWGLMTDVFPVMGYRRRPYFILAGVVGMVAATTVAEGGVRLGVPAALWCLIAVAAGMAMADVTIDACIARNSIEMKELAPDMQSLCGVCSSAGALVGYATSGFFVHHLGPQIALGILAVPAASQIFLGFVIYEKKTSDDLSTKKRQAIANLGGALKGMYETIQFPEVWKPSLYMYLSIALSFSTHEGQFYWYTDPKAGPAFSQELVGMVHAIGALASIVGVLIYHKLLKDYPFRKLLFYAQLVYGLSGFLDLMFILRWNLVLGLPDYMFVVMEECVSRVVSRVRWMPMIVLSTSLCPIGIEGTFFALLMSIDSFGSLSSKWGGAVILHVFHVMRTDFRNLWLVILIRNLLRLATLGFIFLVPNTTRFDIQNPSDILQSGSKSTDLETNSDSLQLVPLKEQEV